In Novosphingobium sp. 9U, one genomic interval encodes:
- a CDS encoding carboxymuconolactone decarboxylase family protein yields MARITIPTRDDAPAAAQAQLDQVAGKLGRVPNFFRVLATSPAVLAGYSSLAEGLARTLDLRTRERIALAVAEVNGCEYCLAAHSYTALNFAHLSPEEIAQARQGRASDPKAAAAVQFARQIALGRGKVSDVDLAGVREAGFEDAQIVEIVAVVAENFLTNLMNNVVGTDVDFPAIAEVRAA; encoded by the coding sequence GTGGCTCGCATCACCATCCCCACGCGCGACGACGCACCTGCTGCGGCTCAGGCCCAGCTCGACCAGGTTGCCGGCAAGCTCGGCCGAGTGCCCAACTTCTTTCGCGTCCTGGCGACCAGCCCGGCCGTGCTTGCCGGCTACAGCTCTCTGGCCGAGGGTCTCGCCCGGACGTTGGACTTGCGCACCCGCGAGCGGATCGCGCTTGCAGTCGCCGAAGTGAACGGCTGCGAGTACTGCCTGGCCGCGCACAGTTACACAGCGCTCAATTTTGCACACTTGAGCCCCGAGGAGATCGCCCAGGCCCGCCAGGGCAGGGCTAGCGATCCCAAAGCGGCAGCCGCGGTACAGTTCGCGCGCCAGATCGCGCTCGGGCGCGGCAAGGTTAGCGACGTTGATCTCGCCGGCGTGCGCGAAGCCGGTTTCGAGGACGCGCAGATCGTCGAGATCGTCGCGGTCGTGGCCGAGAACTTCCTGACCAACCTGATGAACAATGTCGTCGGCACCGACGTGGACTTCCCTGCGATCGCCGAAGTCCGCGCTGCCTGA
- a CDS encoding LysR family transcriptional regulator — MDRLEAMAILIDTIECGSMSAASRKLKMPVTTLSRKLNDLEEHLGTRLLTRSTRRLELTDAGVAYVKACRRILEDVAEAEREASGEYLAPRGELVVTASLAFGRRHVLPIVNEFLALHPQVTVRLGLSDQRLDLLSEHVDLAVRIGRLPDSNLVARRVADIRWAVVGSPEFLAAHGVPRSPEDLREVPCVGVDFLNLDTTWCFRRHGEASDYRVPIQSRLSVSMTEAAIDAAIAGVGLAQVLRYQATDAIDAGTLRTVLDDYEPGSVPVSILYLGGGRMPLKTRSFLDFAAPRLQERLT, encoded by the coding sequence ATGGACCGGCTCGAAGCGATGGCAATCCTGATCGATACGATCGAGTGCGGCAGCATGTCTGCAGCCAGTCGCAAGTTGAAGATGCCGGTTACCACGCTCAGCCGAAAGCTGAACGACCTCGAGGAACATCTCGGCACCAGGTTGCTCACACGCTCGACCCGACGGCTGGAACTCACCGACGCCGGAGTTGCCTACGTAAAGGCGTGCCGGCGTATTTTGGAGGACGTCGCCGAAGCGGAGCGCGAGGCTTCGGGCGAGTACCTGGCGCCGCGTGGCGAACTGGTGGTCACTGCCTCGCTCGCCTTCGGACGGCGCCACGTGCTCCCGATCGTCAACGAGTTCCTTGCGCTGCACCCGCAAGTGACGGTCCGCCTGGGCCTGTCAGACCAGCGGCTCGACTTGCTGAGCGAGCATGTGGATCTCGCGGTGCGGATCGGCCGCCTTCCTGACAGCAACCTGGTTGCGCGCCGCGTTGCCGACATCCGCTGGGCCGTGGTCGGCTCGCCCGAGTTCCTGGCCGCGCATGGCGTACCGCGCAGCCCCGAGGATCTGCGCGAGGTGCCATGCGTGGGCGTGGATTTCCTGAACCTTGACACGACCTGGTGCTTCCGACGGCACGGGGAAGCGAGCGACTATCGAGTGCCGATCCAATCGCGCTTGTCGGTCTCGATGACCGAGGCAGCCATCGATGCGGCAATCGCCGGTGTTGGTCTTGCGCAAGTGCTGCGATATCAGGCGACCGATGCCATTGATGCTGGCACCCTGCGAACGGTGCTGGACGACTACGAACCGGGTTCTGTGCCGGTTTCCATCCTCTACCTAGGGGGTGGGCGCATGCCTCTAAAGACCAGAAGCTTCCTGGATTTCGCAGCACCCCGCCTTCAGGAGCGTTTGACCTGA